From one Musa acuminata AAA Group cultivar baxijiao chromosome BXJ2-6, Cavendish_Baxijiao_AAA, whole genome shotgun sequence genomic stretch:
- the LOC135616002 gene encoding phospholipase A1-Ibeta2, chloroplastic-like, whose product MLMLPVRKQRGLSIHILNSLSPRSSLTVLSQATVFGVIIQVYVYRATPLHPKAPVLESLPFPYLCHLASSPSPSPSFHPSSLIRSFMPIGSAMVTAPRHVSPVRNPLRHRPSSPLNPLAARLHSAAHIHATTATAITTVVSTRTHLSNLDRLLQKKQPVAPPPPPQPAPDPVVEDDRDPRDSPFSFSVLHRTGSCLLNALNLPSALFLPSSSTQQAEEISPRSLTHLRRLLSNSNRQSPRGIIAPRWHQYHGAADWDGLLDPLDHDLRRELIRYGEFAQATYHAFHSNPTAAPPDRPRAVVLPDRSYRVTRNLFATASVELPPWVDTVAPWMMTATPTSWVGYVAVCDNEREIQRMGRRDIVIALRGTSTCLEWAENFRTWLVPIDEEEQEAEEEESSEGEQTEKPRGTVPKVECGFRSLFKTAGPDAPSLSSMVAEEVRRLMEQYAGEELSITVVGHSLGAALAVLVADELAASVSPHVPTAVFSFGGPRVGNQAFADRVERRAVKVLRVVNAHDLVTRVPWVLPARADGYAHVGRELRVDNRMSPYLRPDADAACCHDLEAYLHLVDGFMATNCPFRSDAKRSLARLLSQQGTNVKELYVSKARDLRLRPAGSFARCNSGQLPSPSSTC is encoded by the coding sequence ATGTTGATGCTGCCGGTGAGGAAGCAGAGAGGGCTCTCAATTCATATTTTGAACTCACTGAGTCCACGGAGCTCTTTGACCGTCCTCTCCCAAGCAACCGTGTTTGGAGTTATAATACAGGTATATGTATACCGAGCAACCCCCCTCCATCCCAAAGCCCCGGTTCTCGAGTCTCTCCCTTTCCCTTACCTTTGCCATCTCGCCTCTTCTCCCTCCCCCTCTCCCTCGTTCCATCCGTCCTCGTTGATTCGTTCGTTCATGCCAATCGGCTCCGCTATGGTGACTGCACCCCGCCACGTCTCGCCCGTTCGTAACCCCCTCCGCCACCGGCCCAGCTCTCCGCTCAATCCCCTCGCCGCCCGCCTCCACTCAGCCGCCCACATCCACGCCACTACTGCTACTGCTATTACCACTGTCGTGTCCACCAGAACACACCTCTCCAACCTCGACCGCCTCCTCCAAAAGAAGCAACCGGTTgctccaccaccgccaccgcaGCCCGCGCCTGACCCCGTCGTCGAAGATGATCGCGATCCCCGTGATTCGCCTTTCTCCTTTTCCGTGCTCCACCGTACCGGCAGCTGCCTACTGAACGCCCTTAACCTCCCTTCCGctctctttcttccttcctcctctaccCAGCAGGCCGAAGAAATTTCTCCCCGCAGCCTCACCCATCTCCGCCGCCTGCTCTCTAACTCCAACCGCCAATCTCCCCGCGGCATCATCGCCCCCAGATGGCATCAGTACCACGGTGCCGCCGACTGGGACGGCCTCCTCGACCCACTCGACCATGATCTCCGCCGCGAGCTCATCCGCTATGGCGAGTTCGCCCAGGCCACCTACCACGCCTTCCACTCGAACCCCACCGCCGCCCCGCCCGATCGCCCCCGCGCCGTCGTCCTTCCGGACCGCTCCTACCGCGTCACCCGCAACCTGTTCGCGACCGCCTCGGTGGAGCTGCCCCCGTGGGTCGACACCGTCGCCCCGTGGATGATGACCGCCACGCCGACCAGTTGGGTCGGGTACGTTGCTGTCTGCGATAACGAGCGGGAGATACAGCGGATGGGGCGCCGCGACATCGTCATCGCGCTCCGCGGCACCTCCACCTGCCTGGAGTGGGCCGAGAACTTCCGCACCTGGCTCGTACCAATTGACGAGGAGGAGCAGGAGGCCGAGGAGGAGGAATCCTCGGAGGGGGAGCAGACAGAGAAGCCCCGAGGAACTGTGCCGAAGGTGGAATGCGGGTTTCGCAGCCTGTTCAAGACGGCGGGGCCAGACGCGCCGAGCCTGTCGTCGATGGTGGCGGAGGAGGTGCGGAGGCTGATGGAACAGTACGCAGGGGAGGAGCTGAGCATCACGGTGGTGGGGCACAGCCTGGGGGCGGCACTGGCGGTGCTGGTGGCGGACGAGCTGGCGGCGAGCGTGTCGCCGCACGTGCCGACAGCGGTGTTCTCCTTTGGCGGCCCGCGGGTGGGGAACCAGGCGTTCGCGGACCGGGTCGAGCGGCGGGCGGTCAAGGTGCTGCGGGTGGTGAACGCGCACGACCTGGTCACGCGCGTGCCATGGGTGCTCCCCGCGCGCGCCGACGGCTACGCGCACGTCGGGCGGGAGCTGCGGGTGGACAACCGGATGTCCCCCTACCTGCGGCCAGACGCCGACGCAGCCTGCTGCCACGACCTGGAGGCGTACCTCCACCTGGTGGACGGCTTCATGGCCACCAATTGCCCCTTCCGCTCGGACGCCAAGCGCAGCCTCGCTCGCTTGCTCAGCCAGCAGGGCACCAACGTCAAGGAGCTCTACGTGAGCAAGGCGCGGGACCTCCGGCTCCGGCCGGCCGGCAGCTTCGCCCGCTGCAACTCCGGTCAACTCCCCAGTCCTTCGTCCACCTGCTAA